The Rhodococcus sp. B50 DNA window GGCGCCGTCGACCACGGTCTACCGACGGCAGTCCACACCAAGGCGACGACACTACTCCAGCTCGGCATCGCGCACACCGTCCTCGAGCCGACCGAGGCACAGCGTCGCTGGCCCGGCATCAGGTTCGACACCACGGTGCTGCACCACCCCGACGCCGGGCGCCTGCACGCCGACCGCTCTGTGGCCGCGTTGCAGCACGCTGCGGCACAGGCCGGTGCGGACATTCGGCACACCACCCCGGCCCGCACCGTCTGCGAGACCGATCGCGGCGTCGAGATCGTGCTCGACACCGAGGTGGTCACGGCGAGGCACGTCGTCGTCGCGGCGGGAGCATGGACGCGTGCCGTCCTCGACGGGGCGGGCAGCGGCACGACACCCCGCCTGCCGGCCCTGCGTACGACGCAGGAGCAACCGGCGCACTTCGTCCCGCTCACGGACGCGCAGTGGCCGAGCTTCGTCCACCACCGCGGCGCGCAACTCGACGGGGAGGGCATCTACGGCCTCGGCTCCGTCGACGGCATCAAGATCGGGGAGCACGGCACCGGCCCGCAGGTCGAGCCGGACAGCCGTAGCTTCGTGGCGGATCCGGACGGCGTCCGCCGGCTCGTCGACTACGCGCGGGCCTGGCTCCCGGGCGTCGACGCCGAGAGCGCACGGGTGGACACCTGCCTGTACACGACGACCCCGGACTCGAACTTCGTCGTCGACCGCGCAGGGGCCGTTACCGTCGCCGCAGGCTTTTCCGGTCACGGATTCAAATTCGCGCCGGCGATCGGGGAGCTCGTCGCAGGCCTTGCCGACGGCACCGCCACCAGCCCCGAACCGTTCCGGTTCGGCGCGCGGGAACCGGTGGTGGTCTCGTGAGCGGGACCCGCGGACTCGAGGTCCGAGCGGTGCGGCAGGACGATCCCCTCGCCGCACCGCTGCTCGAAGAACTCGCGGTCGAGTACAGCACCCGCTACGAGCACTCCTTCGAGGAGCAGTACGAGAGCCTCGTCGGCTACCCGGAGGACCGGTTCGCGCCACCCCACGGTGCGCTGCTCGTCCTCGTCGAGGAGGGAGCGCCGGTCGCGGGCGGAGCGTTCCAGCGCTACGACGGGAACACCGCCGAACTCAAGCGGATCTGGACGTCGAAAGACCATCGACGTCGTGGTCTCGGCCGTATCGTG harbors:
- a CDS encoding GNAT family N-acetyltransferase: MSGTRGLEVRAVRQDDPLAAPLLEELAVEYSTRYEHSFEEQYESLVGYPEDRFAPPHGALLVLVEEGAPVAGGAFQRYDGNTAELKRIWTSKDHRRRGLGRIVVAELEAEALRRGYTRIYLTTGWRQPEAVALYLAAGYTALFDPRRPAEEIGPHPFEKFLVRKVASA
- a CDS encoding FAD-dependent oxidoreductase codes for the protein MTRVNKLVDVVVVGGGVIGSAAAWRLAARGRTVVLLEQFEHGHHRGASHGSSRIYRQAYDGKFYTTLAARALPLWRRLEEATGNRLLELTGAVDHGLPTAVHTKATTLLQLGIAHTVLEPTEAQRRWPGIRFDTTVLHHPDAGRLHADRSVAALQHAAAQAGADIRHTTPARTVCETDRGVEIVLDTEVVTARHVVVAAGAWTRAVLDGAGSGTTPRLPALRTTQEQPAHFVPLTDAQWPSFVHHRGAQLDGEGIYGLGSVDGIKIGEHGTGPQVEPDSRSFVADPDGVRRLVDYARAWLPGVDAESARVDTCLYTTTPDSNFVVDRAGAVTVAAGFSGHGFKFAPAIGELVAGLADGTATSPEPFRFGAREPVVVS